The following are encoded in a window of Citrobacter freundii genomic DNA:
- the purN gene encoding phosphoribosylglycinamide formyltransferase: MKNIVVLISGNGSNLQAIIDACKQKKIKGTLRAVFSNKADAFGLERAREAGIPAHSLEASQFASREAFDRQLIQEIDAYAPDVVVLAGYMRILSPAFVAHYAERLLNIHPSLLPKYPGLHTHRQVLENGDEEHGTSVHFVTDELDGGPVILQAKVPVFDGDSEDDVTARVQAQEHAIYPLVVGWFVDGRLQMRDNAAWLDGIRLPPQGYAADEA, encoded by the coding sequence ATGAAAAATATAGTGGTGCTCATTTCCGGTAACGGAAGCAATTTGCAGGCGATCATTGACGCCTGCAAACAGAAAAAAATCAAGGGCACCCTACGTGCAGTATTCAGTAATAAGGCCGACGCGTTCGGCCTTGAACGTGCACGCGAAGCAGGCATTCCGGCTCATTCGCTGGAGGCAAGCCAGTTTGCCAGCCGTGAAGCCTTTGATCGCCAGCTAATACAAGAGATCGATGCCTATGCGCCGGACGTCGTGGTACTGGCCGGGTATATGCGTATCCTCAGCCCGGCGTTTGTCGCCCACTATGCCGAACGCTTGCTGAATATCCACCCTTCTCTGTTGCCCAAATATCCCGGCCTACATACACATCGTCAGGTGCTGGAAAACGGTGATGAAGAACACGGAACCTCCGTTCATTTTGTCACTGACGAACTGGACGGTGGGCCGGTTATTCTGCAGGCGAAAGTGCCGGTGTTTGACGGCGACAGCGAAGATGATGTGACGGCACGCGTTCAGGCCCAGGAACATGCCATCTATCCGCTGGTGGTCGGTTGGTTTGTCGATGGTCGTCTGCAAATGCGCGATAACGCAGCCTGGCTGGACGGCATTCGCCTTCCACCACAAGGCTACGCAGCCGACGAAGCATAA
- the purM gene encoding phosphoribosylformylglycinamidine cyclo-ligase has product MTDKTSLSYKDAGVDIDAGNALVDRIKGVVKKTRRPEVMGGLGGFGALCALPQKYREPVLVSGTDGVGTKLRLAMDLKRHDTIGIDLVAMCVNDLVVQGAEPLFFLDYYATGKLDVDTAASVIAGIAEGCLQSGCALVGGETAEMPGMYHGEDYDVAGFCVGVVEKSEIIDGSKVADGDVLIALGSSGPHSNGYSLVRKIVEVSGCDPETTELEGKSLADHLLAPTRIYVKSILELIEKVDVHAIAHLTGGGFWENIPRVLPDNTQAIIDESSWQWPAVFNWLQTAGNVSQHEMYRTFNCGVGMVIALPEAEVDNALALLNEKGENAWRIGIIKASDSEQRVVIE; this is encoded by the coding sequence GTGACCGATAAAACCTCTCTTAGCTACAAAGATGCCGGTGTTGATATTGACGCAGGGAATGCTCTGGTCGATCGAATCAAAGGCGTAGTAAAGAAAACCCGTCGCCCGGAAGTTATGGGTGGTCTGGGTGGCTTCGGTGCGCTGTGCGCATTGCCGCAAAAATATCGTGAACCGGTACTGGTTTCCGGCACTGACGGCGTAGGTACAAAACTGCGTCTGGCGATGGATCTGAAGCGCCACGACACCATCGGTATTGACCTGGTGGCGATGTGTGTCAACGACCTCGTGGTGCAGGGCGCTGAACCGCTGTTTTTCCTCGACTACTATGCCACGGGTAAGCTGGACGTCGATACCGCTGCCAGCGTGATCGCCGGTATTGCCGAAGGTTGCCTGCAGTCCGGCTGTGCGCTGGTCGGGGGTGAAACCGCTGAAATGCCGGGGATGTATCACGGTGAAGATTACGATGTGGCCGGTTTCTGCGTAGGCGTGGTTGAGAAATCAGAAATCATCGACGGCTCAAAAGTGGCTGATGGCGATGTGCTGATTGCGCTTGGCTCCAGCGGCCCACATTCCAATGGTTATTCCCTGGTGCGTAAAATTGTCGAAGTCAGCGGCTGTGACCCGGAAACAACCGAACTGGAAGGCAAATCACTGGCCGATCATCTGCTGGCGCCTACCCGCATTTATGTGAAATCCATTCTGGAGCTGATTGAGAAGGTTGACGTGCACGCAATTGCCCACCTGACCGGCGGCGGTTTCTGGGAAAATATCCCACGCGTCTTGCCTGACAACACCCAGGCCATAATCGATGAATCCTCCTGGCAATGGCCAGCCGTCTTTAACTGGCTGCAAACAGCGGGTAACGTCAGTCAGCACGAGATGTATCGCACCTTCAACTGCGGCGTAGGCATGGTTATCGCTCTGCCAGAAGCTGAAGTGGACAATGCTCTTGCGCTGCTGAACGAAAAAGGTGAAAACGCGTGGAGAATCGGTATCATCAAAGCGTCCGATTCCGAACAGCGTGTGGTCATTGAATGA
- the bglK gene encoding beta-glucoside kinase BglK — protein sequence MNIAAFDIGGTALKMGVISEQGELREKGKLSVPDCDGDKILQGMLDWVSAHPDCEGIAISAPGYVNPTTGYIEMGGAIRQFDHFALKAWLEERTGLPVTVENDANCVALAERWQGKVAGIENFLVLTIGTGIGGAIFCNNQLVHGARFRAGEFGYMQTARPGTRDVRRYSMNENCTLRVLRHRYAEHIGSALEAVSGEDVFDRYDDGDPVCQRLVTEFFNDLGTGLYNLVNVFDPQVIFIGGGIVERPGFLSLLRHHLAWFGITEYIDIVSHGNDAGLYGAVYHFNQQNRTV from the coding sequence ATGAATATCGCAGCATTCGATATTGGTGGTACGGCATTAAAAATGGGCGTGATTAGCGAACAGGGCGAATTGCGGGAAAAGGGCAAGCTGTCAGTGCCTGACTGCGATGGAGACAAAATTTTGCAGGGTATGCTGGACTGGGTTTCAGCCCATCCTGACTGCGAGGGCATCGCCATTAGCGCACCGGGTTATGTCAATCCGACTACCGGCTATATCGAAATGGGCGGAGCGATTCGCCAGTTTGACCATTTTGCCCTCAAAGCATGGCTGGAAGAGCGTACCGGGTTGCCGGTGACGGTTGAAAATGATGCGAACTGTGTCGCGCTTGCTGAGCGTTGGCAGGGGAAAGTAGCCGGTATCGAAAATTTCCTTGTTCTGACCATCGGGACGGGGATTGGCGGGGCGATTTTCTGCAACAACCAACTGGTGCATGGCGCGCGTTTTCGTGCTGGTGAATTTGGTTATATGCAAACCGCCCGACCCGGAACACGTGATGTCAGACGCTATTCGATGAATGAAAATTGCACCCTGCGCGTTTTACGTCATCGCTATGCGGAACATATTGGGAGCGCACTGGAAGCCGTCTCGGGCGAAGATGTTTTTGATCGCTACGACGACGGAGACCCTGTCTGCCAGCGTTTAGTCACTGAGTTTTTTAACGACCTCGGCACGGGTCTTTATAACCTCGTTAATGTGTTCGATCCGCAGGTGATATTCATCGGTGGCGGCATTGTTGAACGCCCTGGATTCCTGTCGCTGTTGCGTCATCATTTGGCCTGGTTCGGTATTACGGAATATATCGATATCGTCAGCCACGGCAACGACGCCGGGTTGTACGGTGCCGTTTACCATTTCAATCAGCAAAACAGAACGGTATAG
- a CDS encoding IS5-like element ISKpn26 family transposase, translating to MSHQLTFADSEFSTKRRQTRKEIFLSRMEQILPWQNMTAVIEPFYPKAGNGRRPYPLETMLRIHCMQHWYNLSDGAMEDALYEIASMRLFARLSLDSALPDRTTIMNFRHLLEQHQLARQLFKTINRWLAEAGVMMTQGTLVDATIIEAPSSTKNKEQQRDPEMHQTKKGNQWHFGMKAHIGVDAKSGLTHSLVTTAANEHDLNQLGNLLHGEEQFVSADAGYQGAPQREELAEVDVDWLIAERPGKVKTLKQHPRKNKTAINIEYMKASIRAKVEHPFRIIKRQFGFVKARYKGLLKNDNQLAMLFTLANLFRVDQMIRQWERSQ from the coding sequence ATGAGCCATCAACTCACCTTCGCCGATAGTGAATTCAGCACTAAGCGCCGTCAGACCCGAAAAGAGATTTTCCTCTCCCGCATGGAGCAGATTCTGCCATGGCAGAATATGACCGCTGTCATCGAGCCGTTTTATCCCAAGGCGGGCAATGGCCGACGGCCCTATCCGCTGGAGACCATGCTGCGTATTCACTGCATGCAGCATTGGTACAACCTGAGCGACGGTGCCATGGAAGATGCCCTGTACGAAATCGCCTCCATGCGCCTGTTTGCCCGATTATCCCTGGATAGCGCCCTGCCGGATCGCACCACCATCATGAATTTCCGCCACCTGCTCGAGCAGCATCAACTGGCCCGTCAATTGTTCAAGACCATCAATCGCTGGCTGGCCGAAGCAGGCGTCATGATGACCCAAGGCACTTTGGTGGATGCCACCATCATTGAGGCACCCAGCTCTACCAAGAACAAAGAGCAGCAACGCGATCCGGAGATGCATCAGACCAAGAAAGGCAATCAGTGGCACTTTGGCATGAAGGCCCACATTGGTGTCGATGCCAAGAGTGGCCTGACCCACAGCCTGGTCACCACCGCGGCCAACGAGCATGACCTCAATCAGCTGGGTAATCTGCTTCATGGAGAGGAGCAATTTGTCTCAGCCGATGCCGGCTACCAAGGAGCGCCACAGCGCGAGGAGCTGGCCGAGGTGGATGTGGACTGGCTGATCGCCGAGCGTCCCGGCAAGGTAAAAACCTTGAAGCAGCATCCGCGCAAGAACAAAACGGCCATCAACATCGAATACATGAAAGCCAGCATCCGTGCCAAGGTGGAGCACCCGTTTCGCATCATCAAGCGGCAGTTCGGCTTCGTGAAAGCCAGATACAAGGGGCTGCTGAAAAACGATAACCAACTGGCGATGTTATTCACCCTGGCCAACCTGTTTCGGGTGGACCAAATGATACGTCAGTGGGAGAGATCTCAGTAA
- the upp gene encoding uracil phosphoribosyltransferase yields MKIVEVKHPLVKHKLGLMRENDISTKRFRELASEVGSLLTYEATAGLETEKVTIEGWNGPVEVDQIKGKKITVVPILRAGLGMMEGVLENVPSARISVVGMYRNEETLEPVPYFQKLVSNIDERMALIVDPMLATGGSVIATIDLLKNAGCSSIKVLVLVAAPEGIAALEKAHPDVELYTASIDQGLNEHGYIIPGLGDAGDKIFGTK; encoded by the coding sequence ATGAAGATCGTGGAAGTCAAACACCCACTCGTCAAACACAAGCTGGGATTGATGCGTGAAAACGACATCAGCACTAAACGCTTTCGTGAACTCGCCTCGGAAGTTGGCAGCCTGCTGACTTATGAAGCAACCGCTGGTCTGGAAACCGAAAAGGTGACCATTGAAGGCTGGAACGGCCCGGTTGAAGTCGACCAAATCAAAGGTAAAAAAATCACCGTTGTGCCAATCCTGCGTGCGGGCCTGGGTATGATGGAAGGCGTACTGGAAAACGTCCCGAGCGCGCGTATCAGCGTGGTGGGCATGTACCGTAACGAAGAGACGCTGGAGCCGGTACCGTACTTCCAGAAACTGGTGTCTAACATTGACGAGCGCATGGCGCTGATCGTTGACCCGATGCTGGCCACCGGTGGTTCCGTTATTGCTACCATCGACCTGCTGAAAAACGCGGGCTGCAGCAGCATTAAAGTGCTGGTGTTGGTTGCTGCGCCAGAAGGTATCGCTGCGCTGGAAAAAGCGCACCCGGATGTTGAGCTGTATACCGCATCTATCGACCAGGGGCTGAACGAGCACGGATACATTATTCCGGGACTCGGCGATGCCGGCGATAAGATTTTTGGTACCAAGTAA